A stretch of DNA from Arachis hypogaea cultivar Tifrunner chromosome 19, arahy.Tifrunner.gnm2.J5K5, whole genome shotgun sequence:
CTAGCAATTATTTATTCACCAAATTTTGTATTATACTCTATATATTATACTAATTTTCTAAATGTCCAagcattaattatttttatacatatattaaaTGTGTGAATAATTAATATAAGTTCGATCGGGGAAATGCATAAAGTTTCCTGCAGTTGTGCCACTAATTTACGTCGACATTGCTGGTGATGAAGAGAAGGAGAAGGCCATAGAGAATGTCCAAAAACTTCTAAGAGATGTTGAAGATCAATGCGTGTTATTGGTTGATGAAAAAAAATTCTTTGGTGGTGACAATATCAATATGGTGGACATAGCTTTTGGGTCAATGATCAAATTTCTTGTAACTATGGAAGATCTGAATGAATTGAAGGTGCTAGAAGTTGAGAAGTTCCCTCGCTTGCATTCATggtttaataatttcaaaaatgtCTCAATCATCAAAGAAAACCTTCCCAACAGAGAGAAAATGTGTGCTATTTTGAAGTATatcagagaaagaaaaagagaattgtAATCATCTAACTAGTTCAAAAAGATGGTTCCTTATATGAAGTGATTATGTTCTTTATATATATTTGcttgaaaataataaatgtttaggttgatttatttactttgttgtgaaaataaatcaaattgggaAGATTTCAACTTGATCACAtgtactattatatttatttgtctAAGTGAATCGTTGAGATTTGtcacttttaatattttataattttgttaaattttaaaaaaatattttcacattTAATTTACCATATACATAAAATTAAgaacttttaattatttatgcATGCATCTCTAAAGAGTTTTCAATGTAAAGAGATGTGTATTGTGATCTGTTATTGCAGcagtatttatatattataatagataATACAACTTTGGCTATTTATAGTAAGCTGTTATAACTGAAAACAGAACGAGAATAAACTAAGCTAATTGTCACCTAATGACTTGATCTTGATTTTTTATCACATGACTTTCTTTATCTTTATTATCCTCCCTCAAACTCATGGTGAGTTTAGAAAGAACCTTGAGTTTGAAACGAAATTTTTCACAGGTAGGAACTGATAAGGCTTTGGTAAAAATGTCAGCAACCTGCTTTATGAATGAAATATGAACAATCTTCAATTGCTTTTGGTTGACCCTCTCACGAACAAAGTGTAAATCCAACTCAAAATGCTTAGTGTGATTATATAGAATTGGGCTTTCAGCAAGCAACACCGCACTGATATTATCACATAACAGAGTGGGGTAAGAGAAGGTTGAATGTGAAGTTCTTTTGGCAGATTTTGTAGCCAAATAATTTCAGAATTTGCTGCTGCTAATCCTCGATATTCAGTCTCTATATTGGATTTACTAACTGAAGCTTGCTTTTTTCTTAACTAGGAAACTAAATTGGAATCCTTGATCAGTATAAGCATGAAATAATAATCCTTGATCAAGAGTTCTAGCCAggtatttcaaaatcttttttacaCTTTCAGTGTGTAAGAAGGGGTTTTTTGCATATACTGGCTAACATTATTAACCGAAAAAGAAATCTCAAGTCTTGTAAGAGTTGCATATTGTAATGATCCTACTAAAGACTTGTATAAGGAGGGGTTATCAAATTCATCTTCTCCCTGACTCGAGAGTTTCAAATTTATGACCATAGGAGTTGGAACACCTTTAGAGTGTAGCATGTTTGCTTTTTCTAACAGATTTGTAATATACTTTGTTTGAAACAAGTGATAAGAATCAGAAGACAATTTAGTGGCTTCAATACCTAAGAAGCAGTTAAACTTTCCAAGAtctttaagagaaaaaaaattgttcaattgAGTAAAATAGTTGTTTGAATAACACTGTTATTATTACCAGTAATAAGAAGATCATCAACTTAAACTAAAATGTAGAGAATAATGTTAACAGAGGTTTTAATGAATAAGAAAGGATCTTACCTTGTTCTATAGAATCCAAACCCAGCTAGAGTGGAAGCCAATTTCAGAAACCAAGCTCGAGGAGCTTGTTTAAGTCCATAAATTGACTTATTTAACTTACATACACATGCGAAATCACCCTATTAGAAGCCTGGTGGCTGAGACATGTATCCAAGTTCATGAAGATCTCCATTCAAGAATACATTATTGAAATCTAGTTGCCTGATTGTCCAATGAAAACTTAAAGCCAAAGATAATACCACTCAAATTTTAGATGGTTTAATGACAAGAGCAAAATTTTGATCATAATCAAGTCCCGCGATTTGGTGGTTACCGTTTAATCGA
This window harbors:
- the LOC112779904 gene encoding probable glutathione S-transferase, yielding MEDLKLHGFWYSPFTMRVVWTLKLKGLLYENIEEDRYNKSPQLLEYNPVHKKIPVLVHGGKPICESMIIVQYIDELWPQNPLVPHDPFERAQSRFWVAYSEQLFPAVVPLIYVDIAGDEEKEKAIENVQKLLRDVEDQCVLLVDEKKFFGGDNINMVDIAFGSMIKFLVTMEDLNELKVLEVEKFPRLHSWFNNFKNVSIIKENLPNREKMCAILKYIRERKREL